One segment of Trachemys scripta elegans isolate TJP31775 chromosome 1, CAS_Tse_1.0, whole genome shotgun sequence DNA contains the following:
- the RFXAP gene encoding regulatory factor X-associated protein, with the protein MQPCSGDEEAAGGIGRPRGAAQDPETSGGLVFLCEVCPSEGEGDAAEEGEPAGGESTASPEELEDEDAAAASGGEGPAGGGGCKSCTYQGCSETTTQVAKQRKPWMCKRHRNKMYKDKYKRKKSDQALGGGGAGAPPAQGGAATPGGSARAEDCVEGSVSVTKQRTGSIGDRPARPTLLEQVLNQKRLSLLRSPEVVQFLQKQQQLLSQQALEQRQQQFPGAPV; encoded by the exons ATGCAGCCGTGCAGCGGCGACGAGGAGGCGGCGGGGGGCATCGGGCGACCCCGGGGCGCCGCGCAGGACCCGGAGACCTCCGGAGGCCTCGTGTTCCTGTGCGAGGTGTGCCCCAGCGAGGGCGAAGGGGACGCGGCCGAGGAGGGCGAGCCGGCGGGCGGCGAGAGCACGGCCAGCCCCGAGGAGCTGGAGGACGAGGATGCGGCGGCGGCCTCCGGCGGGGAGGGCCCCGCGGGCGGCGGGGGCTGCAAGAGCTGCACGTACCAGGGCTGCAGCGAGACCACCACGCAGGTGGCCAAGCAGCGCAAGCCCTGGATGTGCAAGCGCCACCGCAACAAGATGTACAAGGACAAGTACAAGCGCAAGAAGAGCGACCAGGCCCTGGGcggcggcggggccggggcgCCCCCAGCGCAGGGCGGGGCTGCCACCCCCGGGGGCAGCGCGCGGGCCGAG GATTGCGTTGAAGGTTCAGTTTCTGTTACAAAACAAAGAACAGGGTCTATTGGAGATCGCCCAGCAAGACCTACTCTTTTAGAACAAGTATTGAATCAGAAAAGGCTG TCATTGTTAAGAAGTCCGGAGGTCGTACAGTTTCTGCAGAAACAACAGCAGCTGCTAAGTCAACAAGCTTTGGAACAAAGGCAGCAACAGTTTCCAGGAGCACCTGTGTGA